One genomic region from Ammospiza nelsoni isolate bAmmNel1 chromosome 13, bAmmNel1.pri, whole genome shotgun sequence encodes:
- the LOC132079245 gene encoding nucleolar and coiled-body phosphoprotein 1-like isoform X1 — translation MAAAAAPPGGASPGLAAGERLVCVDKTVASPKLYVLEPWIADLLVNYEQVDEHENFLAGQVVRVLSDSSAAGQPGLLQDAVVQVSDGSCYIRVVITVEALQAEENAHLQLRLSSLNCRIIVLQKYTVCFQDEARLEDCEFYLTAQQFIVLPMQRQRMESSDGNQNPSVMKKIKELWLRNLAVRNAPSSEPSVSQLIDAIGQNQLEILKENAEECLDLWKSKEKPVTVEDEVPITQWEAERKKEQGEDVFMVPVSALVIPPEEEAVVCDSSEAVSAGYTDTSQAAPGKSSDDRTVPGDPSVVSQISSCLHSSSAPALGSSSWHPMNAPDPIQPLVSSTVGSAHLPGLSGGGAASPTLSDSLGGSLDNPWNGMPSLSLTPSSSDEKTFQSDPPLKTQKDVAADSNTTDLLEVCSQSSAEGSPRGEPAQTSSPSLLRCYSHPSLVEISTSEAASAAEAAWDALCADQSLQRSRASQPTLPTLSPAFPVLPSSSLQSPPGRIPHREQACSSGTASSAEALKPGLAHTRTKGGETVVAKRKLVEEDEQACSEQQHLSGTSKHRGRGTRKGSVLGSPQGAKKSRKETGLQNRKELEEEEEEEMEEEEEQASPAGAGPSSRPEQCSARESFMERPPQYQYEAPSPELCQQVQSIRISKAMLMWACWMLAEEEEEEEEDS, via the exons TCTTGTGTGTGTGGACAAGACTGTGGCTTCTCCCAAACTCTATGTCCTGGAGCCATGGATTGCTGACCTCTTGGTGAATTACGAGCAAGTGGATGAGCATGAGAATttcctggctgggcaggtggTGCGG GTCTTGAGTGACTCGAGTGCAGCtggccagcctgggctgctccaggacGCTGTGGTGCAGGTCTCTGACGGATCCTGCTACATCCGTGTGGTCATTACAGTCgaggctctgcaggcagaggaaaa CGCCCACCTGCAGCTCAGGCTTTCCAGCCTTAATTGCAGAATTATCGTCCTGCAGAAGTACACGGTGTGTTTTCAGGACGAGGCCAGGCTG GAGGACTGCGAGTTTTACCTCACGGCCCAGCAGTTCATCGTGCTGCCCATGCAGAGGCAGAGGATGGAATCATCTGATGG GAACCAGAATCCCTCTGTGATGAAGAAGATAAAGGAGCTCTGGCT GAGGAATCTTGCTGTGAGGAATGCTCCCAGCTCAG AGCCCTCTGTCTCTCAGCTGATTGATGCCATAGGACAGAACCAGCTGGagattttgaaggaaaatgCTGAGGAATGCTTGGATTTATGGAAATCAAAGGAGAAGCCAGTGACAGTGGAGGATGAGGTTCCCATCACCCAGTGGGAGGCAGAGCGCAAGAAGGAG CAGGGTGAGGATGTTTTCATGGTCCCAGTCAGTGCCCTGGTGATCCCTCCTGAGGAGGAGGCAGTGGTTTGTGATTCTTCTGAGGCAGTGTCTGCAGGGTACACAG ATACAAgccaagcagctcctggaaagAGTAGTGATGACAGGACAGTGCCAGGAGACCCAAGTGTTGTATCTCAAATCAGCT cctgtctccatagcagcagtgctccagcccttggatCATCCTCATGGCATCCTATGAACGCTCCAGATCCCATCCAGCCTTTAGTTTCCTCTACAGTTGGCTCAGCCCATCTCCCTGGATTGAGTGGAGGAG GTGCTGCATCACCAACCTTGTCAGATAGCCTGGGGGGATCCCTGGACAACCCCTGGAATGGGATGCCCTCGTTGTCTTTGACCCCAAGCTCTTCAGATG AGAAGACCTTTCAATCTGACCCTCCCCTGAAGACCCAGAAAGATGTGGCTGCTGACAGCAACACCACTGACCTGTTGGAAgtgtgcagccagagctctgctgagggCTCACCGCGGGGAGAGCCAGCACAgacctcctctccctccctgctccgcTGCTACAGCCATCCCAGTCTGGTGGAGATCAGCACCAGTGAGGCAGCatcagctgcagaggcagcctgggATGCCCTGTGTGCTGATCAAAGCCTGCAGAGATCCAGGGCCTCTCAGCCCACCCTGCCCACTCTTTCTCCAGCTTTCCCAGTcttgcccagcagcagcttgcaATCGCCGCCTGGCAGGATTCCTCACAGGGAGCAGGCCTGCTCCAGTGGCACAGCTTCCTCTGCAGAGGCGTTGAAGCCTGGACTGGCTCACACCAGGACAAAGGGAGGAGAGACTGTGGTTGCCAAGAGGAAGCTGGTGGAGGAAGATGAACAGgcctgcagtgagcagcagcatctctcagGCACCTCGAAGCACAGGGGGAGAGGCACACGCAAGGGATCCGTGCTCGGGAGCCCACAGGGGGCaaagaagagcagaaaggaGACAGGGCTTCAAAATAGAAAGGAgcttgaggaggaggaggaggaggaaatggaggaggaggaagagcaagcatcccctgcaggagctgggcccaGCTCCAGGCCAGAGCAGTGCAGTGCTCGGGAGTCG TTCATGGAGAGACCACCCCAGTACCAGTACGAGGCACCGAGCCCCGAGCTCTGCCAGCAGGTACAATCTATCAG GATATCAAAGGCAATGCTGATGTGGGCATGCTGGATgctggctgaggaggaggaggaggaggaggaggactcctga
- the LOC132079245 gene encoding nucleolar and coiled-body phosphoprotein 1-like isoform X3 produces MAAAAAPPGGASPGLAAGERLVCVDKTVASPKLYVLEPWIADLLVNYEQVDEHENFLAGQVVRVLSDSSAAGQPGLLQDAVVQVSDGSCYIRVVITVEALQAEENAHLQLRLSSLNCRIIVLQKYTVCFQDEARLEDCEFYLTAQQFIVLPMQRQRMESSDGNQNPSVMKKIKELWLRNLAVRNAPSSEPSVSQLIDAIGQNQLEILKENAEECLDLWKSKEKPVTVEDEVPITQWEAERKKEQGEDVFMVPVSALVIPPEEEAVVCDSSEAVSAGYTDTSQAAPGKSSDDRTVPGDPSVVSQISCAASPTLSDSLGGSLDNPWNGMPSLSLTPSSSDEKTFQSDPPLKTQKDVAADSNTTDLLEVCSQSSAEGSPRGEPAQTSSPSLLRCYSHPSLVEISTSEAASAAEAAWDALCADQSLQRSRASQPTLPTLSPAFPVLPSSSLQSPPGRIPHREQACSSGTASSAEALKPGLAHTRTKGGETVVAKRKLVEEDEQACSEQQHLSGTSKHRGRGTRKGSVLGSPQGAKKSRKETGLQNRKELEEEEEEEMEEEEEQASPAGAGPSSRPEQCSARESFMERPPQYQYEAPSPELCQQVQSIRISKAMLMWACWMLAEEEEEEEEDS; encoded by the exons TCTTGTGTGTGTGGACAAGACTGTGGCTTCTCCCAAACTCTATGTCCTGGAGCCATGGATTGCTGACCTCTTGGTGAATTACGAGCAAGTGGATGAGCATGAGAATttcctggctgggcaggtggTGCGG GTCTTGAGTGACTCGAGTGCAGCtggccagcctgggctgctccaggacGCTGTGGTGCAGGTCTCTGACGGATCCTGCTACATCCGTGTGGTCATTACAGTCgaggctctgcaggcagaggaaaa CGCCCACCTGCAGCTCAGGCTTTCCAGCCTTAATTGCAGAATTATCGTCCTGCAGAAGTACACGGTGTGTTTTCAGGACGAGGCCAGGCTG GAGGACTGCGAGTTTTACCTCACGGCCCAGCAGTTCATCGTGCTGCCCATGCAGAGGCAGAGGATGGAATCATCTGATGG GAACCAGAATCCCTCTGTGATGAAGAAGATAAAGGAGCTCTGGCT GAGGAATCTTGCTGTGAGGAATGCTCCCAGCTCAG AGCCCTCTGTCTCTCAGCTGATTGATGCCATAGGACAGAACCAGCTGGagattttgaaggaaaatgCTGAGGAATGCTTGGATTTATGGAAATCAAAGGAGAAGCCAGTGACAGTGGAGGATGAGGTTCCCATCACCCAGTGGGAGGCAGAGCGCAAGAAGGAG CAGGGTGAGGATGTTTTCATGGTCCCAGTCAGTGCCCTGGTGATCCCTCCTGAGGAGGAGGCAGTGGTTTGTGATTCTTCTGAGGCAGTGTCTGCAGGGTACACAG ATACAAgccaagcagctcctggaaagAGTAGTGATGACAGGACAGTGCCAGGAGACCCAAGTGTTGTATCTCAAATCAGCT GTGCTGCATCACCAACCTTGTCAGATAGCCTGGGGGGATCCCTGGACAACCCCTGGAATGGGATGCCCTCGTTGTCTTTGACCCCAAGCTCTTCAGATG AGAAGACCTTTCAATCTGACCCTCCCCTGAAGACCCAGAAAGATGTGGCTGCTGACAGCAACACCACTGACCTGTTGGAAgtgtgcagccagagctctgctgagggCTCACCGCGGGGAGAGCCAGCACAgacctcctctccctccctgctccgcTGCTACAGCCATCCCAGTCTGGTGGAGATCAGCACCAGTGAGGCAGCatcagctgcagaggcagcctgggATGCCCTGTGTGCTGATCAAAGCCTGCAGAGATCCAGGGCCTCTCAGCCCACCCTGCCCACTCTTTCTCCAGCTTTCCCAGTcttgcccagcagcagcttgcaATCGCCGCCTGGCAGGATTCCTCACAGGGAGCAGGCCTGCTCCAGTGGCACAGCTTCCTCTGCAGAGGCGTTGAAGCCTGGACTGGCTCACACCAGGACAAAGGGAGGAGAGACTGTGGTTGCCAAGAGGAAGCTGGTGGAGGAAGATGAACAGgcctgcagtgagcagcagcatctctcagGCACCTCGAAGCACAGGGGGAGAGGCACACGCAAGGGATCCGTGCTCGGGAGCCCACAGGGGGCaaagaagagcagaaaggaGACAGGGCTTCAAAATAGAAAGGAgcttgaggaggaggaggaggaggaaatggaggaggaggaagagcaagcatcccctgcaggagctgggcccaGCTCCAGGCCAGAGCAGTGCAGTGCTCGGGAGTCG TTCATGGAGAGACCACCCCAGTACCAGTACGAGGCACCGAGCCCCGAGCTCTGCCAGCAGGTACAATCTATCAG GATATCAAAGGCAATGCTGATGTGGGCATGCTGGATgctggctgaggaggaggaggaggaggaggaggactcctga
- the LOC132079245 gene encoding nucleolar and coiled-body phosphoprotein 1-like isoform X4 — translation MAAAAAPPGGASPGLAAGERLVCVDKTVASPKLYVLEPWIADLLVNYEQVDEHENFLAGQVVRVLSDSSAAGQPGLLQDAVVQVSDGSCYIRVVITVEALQAEENAHLQLRLSSLNCRIIVLQKYTVCFQDEARLEDCEFYLTAQQFIVLPMQRQRMESSDGNQNPSVMKKIKELWLRNLAVRNAPSSEPSVSQLIDAIGQNQLEILKENAEECLDLWKSKEKPVTVEDEVPITQWEAERKKEGEDVFMVPVSALVIPPEEEAVVCDSSEAVSAGYTDTSQAAPGKSSDDRTVPGDPSVVSQISCAASPTLSDSLGGSLDNPWNGMPSLSLTPSSSDEKTFQSDPPLKTQKDVAADSNTTDLLEVCSQSSAEGSPRGEPAQTSSPSLLRCYSHPSLVEISTSEAASAAEAAWDALCADQSLQRSRASQPTLPTLSPAFPVLPSSSLQSPPGRIPHREQACSSGTASSAEALKPGLAHTRTKGGETVVAKRKLVEEDEQACSEQQHLSGTSKHRGRGTRKGSVLGSPQGAKKSRKETGLQNRKELEEEEEEEMEEEEEQASPAGAGPSSRPEQCSARESFMERPPQYQYEAPSPELCQQVQSIRISKAMLMWACWMLAEEEEEEEEDS, via the exons TCTTGTGTGTGTGGACAAGACTGTGGCTTCTCCCAAACTCTATGTCCTGGAGCCATGGATTGCTGACCTCTTGGTGAATTACGAGCAAGTGGATGAGCATGAGAATttcctggctgggcaggtggTGCGG GTCTTGAGTGACTCGAGTGCAGCtggccagcctgggctgctccaggacGCTGTGGTGCAGGTCTCTGACGGATCCTGCTACATCCGTGTGGTCATTACAGTCgaggctctgcaggcagaggaaaa CGCCCACCTGCAGCTCAGGCTTTCCAGCCTTAATTGCAGAATTATCGTCCTGCAGAAGTACACGGTGTGTTTTCAGGACGAGGCCAGGCTG GAGGACTGCGAGTTTTACCTCACGGCCCAGCAGTTCATCGTGCTGCCCATGCAGAGGCAGAGGATGGAATCATCTGATGG GAACCAGAATCCCTCTGTGATGAAGAAGATAAAGGAGCTCTGGCT GAGGAATCTTGCTGTGAGGAATGCTCCCAGCTCAG AGCCCTCTGTCTCTCAGCTGATTGATGCCATAGGACAGAACCAGCTGGagattttgaaggaaaatgCTGAGGAATGCTTGGATTTATGGAAATCAAAGGAGAAGCCAGTGACAGTGGAGGATGAGGTTCCCATCACCCAGTGGGAGGCAGAGCGCAAGAAGGAG GGTGAGGATGTTTTCATGGTCCCAGTCAGTGCCCTGGTGATCCCTCCTGAGGAGGAGGCAGTGGTTTGTGATTCTTCTGAGGCAGTGTCTGCAGGGTACACAG ATACAAgccaagcagctcctggaaagAGTAGTGATGACAGGACAGTGCCAGGAGACCCAAGTGTTGTATCTCAAATCAGCT GTGCTGCATCACCAACCTTGTCAGATAGCCTGGGGGGATCCCTGGACAACCCCTGGAATGGGATGCCCTCGTTGTCTTTGACCCCAAGCTCTTCAGATG AGAAGACCTTTCAATCTGACCCTCCCCTGAAGACCCAGAAAGATGTGGCTGCTGACAGCAACACCACTGACCTGTTGGAAgtgtgcagccagagctctgctgagggCTCACCGCGGGGAGAGCCAGCACAgacctcctctccctccctgctccgcTGCTACAGCCATCCCAGTCTGGTGGAGATCAGCACCAGTGAGGCAGCatcagctgcagaggcagcctgggATGCCCTGTGTGCTGATCAAAGCCTGCAGAGATCCAGGGCCTCTCAGCCCACCCTGCCCACTCTTTCTCCAGCTTTCCCAGTcttgcccagcagcagcttgcaATCGCCGCCTGGCAGGATTCCTCACAGGGAGCAGGCCTGCTCCAGTGGCACAGCTTCCTCTGCAGAGGCGTTGAAGCCTGGACTGGCTCACACCAGGACAAAGGGAGGAGAGACTGTGGTTGCCAAGAGGAAGCTGGTGGAGGAAGATGAACAGgcctgcagtgagcagcagcatctctcagGCACCTCGAAGCACAGGGGGAGAGGCACACGCAAGGGATCCGTGCTCGGGAGCCCACAGGGGGCaaagaagagcagaaaggaGACAGGGCTTCAAAATAGAAAGGAgcttgaggaggaggaggaggaggaaatggaggaggaggaagagcaagcatcccctgcaggagctgggcccaGCTCCAGGCCAGAGCAGTGCAGTGCTCGGGAGTCG TTCATGGAGAGACCACCCCAGTACCAGTACGAGGCACCGAGCCCCGAGCTCTGCCAGCAGGTACAATCTATCAG GATATCAAAGGCAATGCTGATGTGGGCATGCTGGATgctggctgaggaggaggaggaggaggaggaggactcctga
- the LOC132079245 gene encoding nucleolar and coiled-body phosphoprotein 1-like isoform X2, translated as MAAAAAPPGGASPGLAAGERLVCVDKTVASPKLYVLEPWIADLLVNYEQVDEHENFLAGQVVRVLSDSSAAGQPGLLQDAVVQVSDGSCYIRVVITVEALQAEENAHLQLRLSSLNCRIIVLQKYTVCFQDEARLEDCEFYLTAQQFIVLPMQRQRMESSDGNQNPSVMKKIKELWLRNLAVRNAPSSEPSVSQLIDAIGQNQLEILKENAEECLDLWKSKEKPVTVEDEVPITQWEAERKKEGEDVFMVPVSALVIPPEEEAVVCDSSEAVSAGYTDTSQAAPGKSSDDRTVPGDPSVVSQISSCLHSSSAPALGSSSWHPMNAPDPIQPLVSSTVGSAHLPGLSGGGAASPTLSDSLGGSLDNPWNGMPSLSLTPSSSDEKTFQSDPPLKTQKDVAADSNTTDLLEVCSQSSAEGSPRGEPAQTSSPSLLRCYSHPSLVEISTSEAASAAEAAWDALCADQSLQRSRASQPTLPTLSPAFPVLPSSSLQSPPGRIPHREQACSSGTASSAEALKPGLAHTRTKGGETVVAKRKLVEEDEQACSEQQHLSGTSKHRGRGTRKGSVLGSPQGAKKSRKETGLQNRKELEEEEEEEMEEEEEQASPAGAGPSSRPEQCSARESFMERPPQYQYEAPSPELCQQVQSIRISKAMLMWACWMLAEEEEEEEEDS; from the exons TCTTGTGTGTGTGGACAAGACTGTGGCTTCTCCCAAACTCTATGTCCTGGAGCCATGGATTGCTGACCTCTTGGTGAATTACGAGCAAGTGGATGAGCATGAGAATttcctggctgggcaggtggTGCGG GTCTTGAGTGACTCGAGTGCAGCtggccagcctgggctgctccaggacGCTGTGGTGCAGGTCTCTGACGGATCCTGCTACATCCGTGTGGTCATTACAGTCgaggctctgcaggcagaggaaaa CGCCCACCTGCAGCTCAGGCTTTCCAGCCTTAATTGCAGAATTATCGTCCTGCAGAAGTACACGGTGTGTTTTCAGGACGAGGCCAGGCTG GAGGACTGCGAGTTTTACCTCACGGCCCAGCAGTTCATCGTGCTGCCCATGCAGAGGCAGAGGATGGAATCATCTGATGG GAACCAGAATCCCTCTGTGATGAAGAAGATAAAGGAGCTCTGGCT GAGGAATCTTGCTGTGAGGAATGCTCCCAGCTCAG AGCCCTCTGTCTCTCAGCTGATTGATGCCATAGGACAGAACCAGCTGGagattttgaaggaaaatgCTGAGGAATGCTTGGATTTATGGAAATCAAAGGAGAAGCCAGTGACAGTGGAGGATGAGGTTCCCATCACCCAGTGGGAGGCAGAGCGCAAGAAGGAG GGTGAGGATGTTTTCATGGTCCCAGTCAGTGCCCTGGTGATCCCTCCTGAGGAGGAGGCAGTGGTTTGTGATTCTTCTGAGGCAGTGTCTGCAGGGTACACAG ATACAAgccaagcagctcctggaaagAGTAGTGATGACAGGACAGTGCCAGGAGACCCAAGTGTTGTATCTCAAATCAGCT cctgtctccatagcagcagtgctccagcccttggatCATCCTCATGGCATCCTATGAACGCTCCAGATCCCATCCAGCCTTTAGTTTCCTCTACAGTTGGCTCAGCCCATCTCCCTGGATTGAGTGGAGGAG GTGCTGCATCACCAACCTTGTCAGATAGCCTGGGGGGATCCCTGGACAACCCCTGGAATGGGATGCCCTCGTTGTCTTTGACCCCAAGCTCTTCAGATG AGAAGACCTTTCAATCTGACCCTCCCCTGAAGACCCAGAAAGATGTGGCTGCTGACAGCAACACCACTGACCTGTTGGAAgtgtgcagccagagctctgctgagggCTCACCGCGGGGAGAGCCAGCACAgacctcctctccctccctgctccgcTGCTACAGCCATCCCAGTCTGGTGGAGATCAGCACCAGTGAGGCAGCatcagctgcagaggcagcctgggATGCCCTGTGTGCTGATCAAAGCCTGCAGAGATCCAGGGCCTCTCAGCCCACCCTGCCCACTCTTTCTCCAGCTTTCCCAGTcttgcccagcagcagcttgcaATCGCCGCCTGGCAGGATTCCTCACAGGGAGCAGGCCTGCTCCAGTGGCACAGCTTCCTCTGCAGAGGCGTTGAAGCCTGGACTGGCTCACACCAGGACAAAGGGAGGAGAGACTGTGGTTGCCAAGAGGAAGCTGGTGGAGGAAGATGAACAGgcctgcagtgagcagcagcatctctcagGCACCTCGAAGCACAGGGGGAGAGGCACACGCAAGGGATCCGTGCTCGGGAGCCCACAGGGGGCaaagaagagcagaaaggaGACAGGGCTTCAAAATAGAAAGGAgcttgaggaggaggaggaggaggaaatggaggaggaggaagagcaagcatcccctgcaggagctgggcccaGCTCCAGGCCAGAGCAGTGCAGTGCTCGGGAGTCG TTCATGGAGAGACCACCCCAGTACCAGTACGAGGCACCGAGCCCCGAGCTCTGCCAGCAGGTACAATCTATCAG GATATCAAAGGCAATGCTGATGTGGGCATGCTGGATgctggctgaggaggaggaggaggaggaggaggactcctga